GGCGACGCGACGGTCACACGCTCGGGAGCGGCAGGCACAGGCTCGGCAGCGGCAGGCGTGGTCGGGGACGCGGCGATCGGTGGCTCGGTGTGCATTCGGCCGATCCTCGTCGGCGCGGTCCGGACCGCCAACCGGGTTTCCCGGGCCGGGCGGCGCGGACGCGGGTCAGTCGCCGTCCGCCCGACGGTTGCGTTTGACCTGCGAGCGACGCTTCTTCTCGTCCAACCGGCGTTGCTTCGCTGCCCGGGACGGTCGGGTCGGCCGACGCGGTGGCGGCGGTGGGGCGACCGCCTCGCGCAGCAGCGCGGCCATCCGTTCGCGGGCCGCCTCCCGGTTGGCGAGCTGCGCCCGGTGCTCGCTGGCAGCCACGGTGAGGACCCCGTCGACCAACCGGTTGGCGAGCCGCTGGAGGGCCCGCTCGCGCAGGTACGGCGGGAGGCTCGGCGAGGCGGCGAGGTCGAAGCTCAGCTCGACCCGGGAGTCGGTGGTGTTGACGCCCTGGCCGCCCGGCCCGGACGACCGGGAGAACCGTTCCCGCAACTCCGCCTCGGGCACCACCAGTCGGTCGCTCACCCGCAGTCCGTCGTCCATAGTCCCGAGGCTAGTCGGCGACACGACGGGAACGCCCGCCTGTTTCGGCCGGTCCCGCGCGTCCGGCTGTCGAGCCGGCCGGTGGTGATCCACGCGGTATGCGGCATGTCGGGGTGTCTCGCCCGGCGGACACCCCGACATGCCGCAACTCGCGTCAGTCAGCCGCCCCGGCCGATGATCGTGTCGGCGGTGTGCTGGACCTGGTCGATCGGGATGGCGAAGCCGATGCCGATCGAGCCGTTGCCGTCGATGGTGGCGATCGCGGTGTTCACCCCGACCACCTCGCCCCGGGCGTTGACCAGCGGGCCCCCCGAGTTACCGGGGTTGATCGAGGCATCGGTCTGCACCGCCGTGTGCCGGTTGTCGCCGAGCCGTACCTGGCGGTCCAGGGCGCTGACGATGCCGGCGGTCACGGTGCCGGAGAGGCCGAGCGGGGAGCCGACGGCCAGCACCGGCTCGCCGACCCGGGTGGTGCCCGCTTTCGCCAGCGGCAGCGGGGCCAGCCCGGCCGAGGACGGCACCCGCAGCACCGCCAGGTCACTGCGCGGCTCCCGACCGACCACCTGGGCCGGAAGGCGGCGGCCGTCGGGCAGTTCCACGGTCACCGTCCCGCTGCCGCCCTGGGCCAGGATGTGGTCGTTGGTGATGATGTGCTGTTGGTCGTCGACCGCGAAACCGGAGCCGGTCGCGCCCCGGCCCGAACCGTTGCCGACCAGCACCGACACCACCCCGGGCACGGTCCGCTCGGCGGCGGCGACCAACTCCGCCGGAACCGGCGCCGCCGAGGCCGCCGGCGGGTCGGTCATCTCGTCCAGGTTGGCCACCCAGCCACCGGCCACCGCTCCGGAGGCGGTGGACAGGGCCACCACCGCCGCCGCGAGGACGAGCAGCCGCCCGGTGCCACCCGGGATGGACCGGTCCGTCCCGGGCACGGGTACGTCGCCGCGGGGACGCCCGTCCGGGTCCAGTTCGGGTGAGACGAACCAGGGTCCGCGCGGCTCGCCGAGTCCGGTCTGCACCGCCATACGTCCTCCTCACGTGAAGTCCGCTCCTGCCGTCCGCCCAGCGCCGGCCACTCAAGTCCGCTGGTCGTTCCAGGGCCGCTGGCCGTTCCAAAGCTGCTGGCCGTTCCAAGGCTGCTGGCCGCCTCAAGGCCAGACCGCTCGGGACCGCCGACCGTCTCAAGGCCACCGGCCGCTTTCAGCGCCACCGACCGCTCGGGACCGCCGGCCGTTTCAGGGCCACCGGCCGTCTCAGAGCCACCGGCCGTTTCAGGGAAGCCGGGAGAACCACCGCATCGAGCCTGCTGCCGCGCCCAGGGCGAACATCAGGCCGAGCCCGATGAACCGGGCCGACACGTCCTGCCGCACCGTCCGGTATCCGACCGAGGTGCCGATGTCCTCGTAGACGGCACGTAGTTCGTCGCTCGTGGTCGCCTCGTGGAAGCCACCACCGGTCTCCTTCGCGACCGCCCGCAGGGTCTGCCCGTCGACCGGCACCTGGATCGGCCGGCCGCCCCGGTCCACGAACCCGCGCGGGGTACCGAACGAGATCGTGTGCACCGGCACCTTGGCCGACACCGCGTCCCCGGCCGCCTCGATCGGGTCCTTGCCGGAGGTGTTCGCCCCGTCCGAGAGCAGGATGATCCGGGCCGGAGGCGGATCCTTCGCCGCCTGGCTGTCGAGCGCCCGGACCGCGCCGAGGGAGGTGTTGATCGCCTCGCCGATCGCGGTGCCCTGGACCCCGGTGGCGCCCTCGACGAGCCGTTCGATCCCCTCGTGCAGGGCCTCCCGGTCGGTGCCCGGCGGCACCAGTACGGCGGCGCTGCCGGCGAAGGCGACCAGTCCGACGTTGAACTCATCGGGCAGGCCGTCGACGAAACGTCGGGCCGACTGCTTGGCGGCGGTCAACCGGTCCGGGTCGACGTCGGTGGCGAGCATCGACGTGGACACGTCCACCGCCACCATCACGGTGGCCCGTTCCCGGGGCACCCGCACCTCGGCGGTCGGCCGGGCGAACCCGACCACCAGCAGGGCCAGCATGGACAGGAAGAGCCCGGCCGGCAGGTGCCGCCGCCAGGTCGGTCGCTGCGGCGCGACCCGGTCGAGCAGCCGCAGGTTGGTGAAGCGTACGGCGTAGCGGCTGTGCCGACGCTGCGCCAGCACGTACGCCACGACCAGCGCGAGCACACCGAGCAGCAGCCAGAGCCGGGCCGGAGACTGCCAGATCACGCGCCACCTCCCCCGGTCCGGACGCCTCGACCGGCCGGGGCGAGGGCCAGCCGGCGCTGGGCGTGCACGTGCCGGACGATGTCCGCGCCCCAGTCCCGGTCGGTCCGCAACGGCAGGTGCGCCGCCCCGCACCGGCGCAGCGCCCGGCGTACCTGCTCCCGCTGGATGGCCGCCGCCTGGGCGAACCGTTCCCGCAGCGTCGGATCGCCGGTCCACACCTCACGGCGCCGGCCGGTCTCCGGGTCGACCAGGGTGATCAGCCCGACGTCCGGGAGTTCCAGCTCGCGCGGATCGGTCACCTCCACGGCGAGCACCTGGTGCCGGACGGCGAGGCGGCGCAGTTCCGGCTCCCACCCGGCCTCGGCCCCGGGGTCGTCGGGAAGGGCGTCGAGGAAGTCGGAGACCACCACGACCAGTCCCCGGCGCGGGGTGAGCCGGTGCGTCGTGGCCAGCGCCCCGGCCAGCGACAGCCCGACACCGGGCCCGGCGGCAACGGCGACCGGGGTCACGGCGGGCCGGCCGTCCAGTGTCGACCCGGCAGCCCGGTCGCCACCGGGGGCGGTGAGCAGGGCGCGGAGCAGGTTCAGCAGGTGGTCGCGTCCGCTCCGGGCCGGGAACCGGCGTACCCCGTCGCGGGTGAGCACCTGGGCGCCGAGCCGGTTGCCGGCCCCGGCGGTGAGGAAGCCGATCGCCGCGACGGCCGCGACCGCCAGTTCCCGCTTGTCCAGGTCGGCGGTACCGAAGTCCATGCTCGGGCTGGCGTCCACCAGCAGCCAGGTGGTGAGTTCCCGGTCCGCGTCGACCTCCCGTACGTGCGGGACGGCGGTACGGGCGGTCACCGCCCAGTCCATCCGCCGTACCTCGTCCTCGCCGGGCCGGTACTCCCGGCTGCCGGCGGTCTCACTGCCCGGTCCGGGCAGCAGCCCCCGGTGCTGGCCGTGCAGCAGGCCGTCCAGCCGACGGGTCACGGTCAGCTCCAGCCGGCGTAGTCGCTGGTCCGAGGTCAGCTCGGCCAGCCCCGGATCCCGCCGCGCAGGGGCCCCGACGCCCGGCCGGCGGACGCTGGTCATGCCGCCGCCAGGTCAGGGGTCACCGGTTGCCGGCCGGGGGCGATCCGGGGCGCGGGCACGGCCTCGACGAGCCGGCGCACCAGCGCCTCGGCGGAGACTCCCTCGGCGACCGCGTCGAAGGAGAGCACCAGACGGTGGGCGAGCACGTCCACCGCCAGGTCGTGGACGTCCTCCGGCAGGACGTACTCGCGCCCGCACAGCAGGGCCCGGGCGCGGGCGGCGGCGACCAGGCCGAGGGTGGCCCGGGGACTCGCGCCGTAGGCCAGCATGGGGGCGAGTCCGGGCAGCCCGAAGCGCCCGGGGTCGCGGGTGGCGAGGATGAGCCGTACGACGTACTCGGCGAGGGCGTGGTGCACGAAGACGTCCCGGGCGCGGGCCTGGAGGGCGCGCAGCCGCAGCGGGTCGAGCACCCGGCGGGGGCGCGGCCGGTCGGTGCTCATCCGGTAGAGGATGGCCAGTTCGTCGGCGTCGCTGGGGTAGTCGACGACCACCTTCATCAGGAAGCGGTCCCGCTGCGCCTCGGGCAGTGGGTAGACGCCCTCGGACTCGATCGGGTTCTGGGTGGCGAGCACCAGGAACGGTTCGGGTACGGGGGAGCTGCGTCCGCCGATCGAGACCTGCCGTTCGGCCATCGCCTCCAGCAGCGCCGACTGCACCTTGGCCGGCGCGCGGTTGATCTCGTCGGCGAGAACCAGGTTGGCCATGATCGGGCCGAGTTCGACGTCGAAGGTCTCCTGCGAGGCCCGGTAGATCCGGGTGCCGACGATGTCCGACGGAACCAGGTCGGGTGTGAACTGGATCCGGGAGAAGGTGCCGCCGACCACGGTGGCGAGGGTCTGCGCGGCCAGGGTCTTGGCCACCCCGGGTACGCCTTCGAGCAGGCAGTGTCCGTCCGCGACGAGGGCGGTGAGCAGGCGTTCGACCAGTCGGTCCTGCCCGACGATCACACGTCTGACCTCGTAGATGGTCTGTTCCAACTCGACGCCGGGCGCGGCGGGATCGTCCGGGGTGGGCACGCTGGCCAGGGTGTCCGAGATGTCCGTCACGGTGCTTGCTTCCCGGGCGGCCACCTCGACAAACGTCGGAATTCACGGGCCTAACCTGGCCTTTCACCCCGCAACGGGATGACTTCCCGGTCGAACCGCCCCGCCCCGGGGCAACCGGCGACGCCGGTCCCCGTGGCGCGCGGGGACCGGCGCCGGCCCACGGGGCCGTCCGACCAGCGCCGGTCGGGTGGGCCGGTCGCCCGGCCCACCCGACGCCGAACCCGGTCGGATCAGCCCGCCACGTGCAGGTGGAAGGGCCGGTCAGCGGCGGTGCCGTTGGAACTGCGGGTCTGGACGAAGACCCCGTTCGGGGTGCTCAGCCGGGGCGCGACGGCGATCTCGCCACCACTGGGGACGCAGCAGTCGGTGGGGTCGCCGATGGTGGCCACGTACGCGCCACGGGAGACGACGCGGTTGAAGATCACCTCGTACTGCCCGGTGCCGTACCGGGTCACCGAGACGACATCCTGCCCTCGGGCCAGGACCCCGTTGGACTGCACGACGGCGAAGGAGACGGTGGTGGCGAGCGTCCCGACGTCCCCCTTCAGCCCCTCCCGCGCCTTCCGGGCCGACTCGGGCGTCAGCGGCGGCTGCTGGTTGCGCTGGGCCACCGGCTGGGTGCTGTTGTTCTCGGTCGGCTGGGCAACGGCGATCCCGCCGCCCGCCAGGGTCAGCCCCAACACGGCGAACGCCACCGCGACCGCCTTACGTGAGAACACTTTGGCCATGACAGGTCTCCCTTGTTTTCGAGCGATGCGAGCAGAACCGCCCCACCATTTGCGGCGCGGATTGTTACCACCTCAACAGGCCCACGAAAATAGCGTCGAACAATCCCACCCAAGCAGGGTTTCTCGGATTCACACTAACTCTGAGCTGGCAAAACTACAGAGAGTGTCGAGCTGCAGCCACAACGGAAAGTAGCATCAGAAAATGCACCGAGTCAATGGCCGGCCACACCTTCAGGAACCGTCGTCCGACACTCTGAAGAATCCAAGAAACGTTCACCGAACGACGCGGTGACCCGGGACGGGACCGGCACGGCTAGCGTGTCCGGGTGACCGTACGCGCTGAGGAACGACCGACCACCGGGGCGCGACGCCACGGCACCGTGCTCTGCTGGCTCGCCGTCCTACCGGGACTGGCCTTCGCCGCCGTCCGCCTGCCCGGCCTGGAACGAGGGGCGCTGGTGCAGGCGGTGGCCTTCACGCCGTACGTGGCGGTCGGGGCGGTGCTGCCCCTGGTGCTGGCGCTCGCCCTGCGGCGCCGCGCCCCGGCGGTGGTCGCGGCGCTGACCGCACTGGCCCTGGCCGGAGTGGTCGTCCCGCGGGCGCTGCCCACCGGCCAGCCGGCCGCCGACGGGCCGACGATCCGGGTGCTCACCGCCAACCTGCTGGGCGGTGCGGGCGACGCCAGAACGCTGGTCGACCTGGTCCGGGCCAACCGGGTGGACGTGCTGGCATTGCAGGAGTTCACCCCCGA
The nucleotide sequence above comes from Micromonospora pallida. Encoded proteins:
- a CDS encoding DUF58 domain-containing protein, coding for MTSVRRPGVGAPARRDPGLAELTSDQRLRRLELTVTRRLDGLLHGQHRGLLPGPGSETAGSREYRPGEDEVRRMDWAVTARTAVPHVREVDADRELTTWLLVDASPSMDFGTADLDKRELAVAAVAAIGFLTAGAGNRLGAQVLTRDGVRRFPARSGRDHLLNLLRALLTAPGGDRAAGSTLDGRPAVTPVAVAAGPGVGLSLAGALATTHRLTPRRGLVVVVSDFLDALPDDPGAEAGWEPELRRLAVRHQVLAVEVTDPRELELPDVGLITLVDPETGRRREVWTGDPTLRERFAQAAAIQREQVRRALRRCGAAHLPLRTDRDWGADIVRHVHAQRRLALAPAGRGVRTGGGGA
- a CDS encoding AAA family ATPase, translated to MTDISDTLASVPTPDDPAAPGVELEQTIYEVRRVIVGQDRLVERLLTALVADGHCLLEGVPGVAKTLAAQTLATVVGGTFSRIQFTPDLVPSDIVGTRIYRASQETFDVELGPIMANLVLADEINRAPAKVQSALLEAMAERQVSIGGRSSPVPEPFLVLATQNPIESEGVYPLPEAQRDRFLMKVVVDYPSDADELAILYRMSTDRPRPRRVLDPLRLRALQARARDVFVHHALAEYVVRLILATRDPGRFGLPGLAPMLAYGASPRATLGLVAAARARALLCGREYVLPEDVHDLAVDVLAHRLVLSFDAVAEGVSAEALVRRLVEAVPAPRIAPGRQPVTPDLAAA
- a CDS encoding VWA domain-containing protein, with the protein product MIWQSPARLWLLLGVLALVVAYVLAQRRHSRYAVRFTNLRLLDRVAPQRPTWRRHLPAGLFLSMLALLVVGFARPTAEVRVPRERATVMVAVDVSTSMLATDVDPDRLTAAKQSARRFVDGLPDEFNVGLVAFAGSAAVLVPPGTDREALHEGIERLVEGATGVQGTAIGEAINTSLGAVRALDSQAAKDPPPARIILLSDGANTSGKDPIEAAGDAVSAKVPVHTISFGTPRGFVDRGGRPIQVPVDGQTLRAVAKETGGGFHEATTSDELRAVYEDIGTSVGYRTVRQDVSARFIGLGLMFALGAAAGSMRWFSRLP
- a CDS encoding S1C family serine protease; amino-acid sequence: MAVQTGLGEPRGPWFVSPELDPDGRPRGDVPVPGTDRSIPGGTGRLLVLAAAVVALSTASGAVAGGWVANLDEMTDPPAASAAPVPAELVAAAERTVPGVVSVLVGNGSGRGATGSGFAVDDQQHIITNDHILAQGGSGTVTVELPDGRRLPAQVVGREPRSDLAVLRVPSSAGLAPLPLAKAGTTRVGEPVLAVGSPLGLSGTVTAGIVSALDRQVRLGDNRHTAVQTDASINPGNSGGPLVNARGEVVGVNTAIATIDGNGSIGIGFAIPIDQVQHTADTIIGRGG
- the arfB gene encoding alternative ribosome rescue aminoacyl-tRNA hydrolase ArfB — translated: MDDGLRVSDRLVVPEAELRERFSRSSGPGGQGVNTTDSRVELSFDLAASPSLPPYLRERALQRLANRLVDGVLTVAASEHRAQLANREAARERMAALLREAVAPPPPPRRPTRPSRAAKQRRLDEKKRRSQVKRNRRADGD